From a region of the Archocentrus centrarchus isolate MPI-CPG fArcCen1 chromosome 18, fArcCen1, whole genome shotgun sequence genome:
- the ndrg2 gene encoding protein NDRG2, with product MTTEMQEIAITEDKPLLTGQADTAKDAELAARILLDQGQEHSVETPHGVLHVTLHGTRTTRRPAILTFHDVGLDSKSCFSPLFKFDEMQEIVKNFTLIHIDAPGQEEGAAAYPAGYQYPSMETISEMIPAVLQFFNFRTVIGVGVGAGAYILARFALANPDAVEGLVLINIDTNARGWIDWAAQKLISVTSSLTEQILCHLFSQEELSSSTELVQSHRERISKAPNLFNIELLWKTYNSRRDLSIDRNSSFKCPVMLVVGDHAPYEDAAVECNSKLDPTTTSFLKMADAGGLPQLTQPAKLTEAFKYFIQGMGYMASSCMTRLSRSRTTSLSSSYSMDGSRSRSRTLSQGSQGGQMPPSPSQTMEVSC from the exons ATGACAACAGAAATGCAAGAGATCGCCATCACGGAGGATAAGCCTTTACTCACAGGCCAGGCTGACACTGCCAAG GATGCAGAACTGGCTGCTAGGATACTCCTGGATCAAGGACAG GAGCACAGTGTTGAGACCCCACATGGCGTCCTGCACGTGACCCTCCATGGCACGCGAACCACCCGTAGGCCCGCTATCCTCACTTTCCATGATGTGGGTCTGGACA GTAAGAGCtgcttctctcctctgtttAAGTTCGATGAGATGCAGGAGATTGTGAAGAATTTCACCCTGATTCATATTGACGCCCCGGGACAGGAGGAAGGGGCTGCCGCCTACCCAGCAGG TTACCAGTATCCCTCCATGGAGACCATATCAGAGATGATCCCAGCTGTCCTGCAGTTTTTCAA CTTCCGTACCGTGATCGGAGTGGGCGTGGGAGCAGGAGCATACATCCTCGCCAGGTTCGCG CTTGCAAACCCAGATGCAGTGGAAGGTCTGGTTCTGATCAACATTGACACTAACGCTCGAGGATGGATAGACTGGGCTGCTCAAAag CTCATCTCGGTGACATCCTccctcacagagcagattctgtgccaCCTTTTTAGTCAG GAGGAGCTGTCGTCAAGCACAGAGCTAGTGCAGTCTCACAGAGAGCGCATCTCTAAAGCTCCTAACCTCTTCAACATAGAGCTCCTCTGGAAGACTTACAATAG CCGTAGAGACTTGAGCATTGACCGCAACAGCTCTTTCAA ATGTCCAGTGATGCTGGTGGTGGGCGATCACGCTCCGTATGAGGATGCTGCT GTGGAGTGCAACAGCAAACTGGACCCAACAACAACCTCATTCTTAAAG ATGGCTGATGCTGGTGGTCTCCCTCAGCTGACTCAG CCTGCTAAACTCACAGAGGCTTTCAAGTATTTCATCCAGGGAATGGGCTACA TGGCTTCATCTTGCATGACCCGCCTTTCCCGCTCTCGCAccacctccctctcctcctcctactCCATGGATGGCTCCCGCTCTCGCTCCCGCACCCTGTCCCAAGGCTCGCAGGGCGGCCAGATGCCGCCCAGCCCCTCCCAAACAATGGAGGTGTcttgctga